The sequence CGGTCATTTCTTTACCGAACCGCCCATAATCTCGTTATAAACCAGGTCAAGAGAGACCGAAGAATAACACAGGTACCGCTGGAGGAAAACAGCAGTGTGAGCGGCAAAGACTATCTGGAACGGGCGAGCGAGTTCGACGAGTTGAACCGGGAGATATATCATCATATTCAATCCGCGGACGCGGTCGCCAGATCGATCTTTATTATGAGCAAGGAATCCGGCATGAGCATCGCCCTTATCGCCTCGAGCCTGGGGATATCGGAGAGAACGGCAAGGAGAAAACTCGCCGGCATTATAGAAGAGCTCGGAGATCACCTGAAAAAAAGACGTTTTTTATGAAATTATTTTATAAAACATGGCGGTTTTCCTCTTTACAATTGTTTTATTCATTAGAGGCGTTAAAAAGGATAAAGAAAGTAGTTTTTACAGCCGGCAGGCTACGCGGCATCCCGTGAGTAGAGGAAGTCAGGCCGACAGGAATTTATGGTGAATAAGGACGCGCACATCGAAGAAAAGACCATGCGCTCCCTCCTGACGACAGGAAGGCAGGGCGGTGCCCTGCGCGACCATATCGGCCGCTGCGCCCGGTGCCGGGAGCGATATGAGAAATTATTGCATGTTCTCGCGCCATCCCACCACGATGCCATCGCGCCTTCAAACGGGATTGAAAAGCGGATACTGGCATCCTACCGGATCATACAGCGAAACGAAACCGGCGGCGCTACGGGATTGAATCTATTCACCATACCTGCGACATGGAACAGAAAAGCGCTTGCGGGCGCTTGCGCCGCGTTGATTCTCGTAGCGGGCGCCGTCATCACCGCGTATCGAATGCATACACCGCAGACTCTGCCCCTCTATGTTTACTTCACGAAAGGGTCGGCATTGATCGATGGTGAGCCCGTCAGCTATCAAAGCACGATCAGAGAGGGCAGCCTCCTCGAGGTTCCCCGGAACTCCATCGTGGTGCTTTCGTACAAGGATCGTTTTCTCCTTAAAGTCTACGAAAAAAGCGAACTGCGGCTTGGAAAGGCGATGATAAAAGGTAATCGCGGGCAGAAGGAGTTCGTCTTCAATTTGATTAAAGGAACGCTTTTTACGCGCATAAACAACGAGTTGGACGAGCCGGACTATTTTTACATGACCCCGAACGCGCGCATTAAATCCTCAAGGACTGAATTCATACTGAAAGTCGCCGGGAATAAAACGATTCTCATCCCCAGGAGCGGAACCATCAACATCACCTCACTGGAAACCAAGGAAGAGGTGCTGACGTTGCCCGACAAGGAATACGTCATCACCTCCTCCATCGAAACGAGCGAGACCGGGGAATACGAGGACGTGCGCGAACAGCTGACCGATGACGCCGAAAACCCCTTCTATAAGGACGAACATCAGGAGATAAGGAATCTCCTCGCGCCGACGGGTTGAAAGCCCGCAAAATTACAATTTTTCTTCGGGCCATGCAGAGTTCCCTGAAGTCATTGACAGGTGGAAGCCGGTGCGCTCTTTTCCCCCCGGCCATACAACCGGGCGGCGCAACGAATGTG is a genomic window of Spirochaetota bacterium containing:
- a CDS encoding sigma-70 family RNA polymerase sigma factor; translation: MLTEARLREVYALYKKELFVYIYRFTHSFEVSEDILHDCFENLIKYSLKYDLVDVNIRSFLYRTAHNLVINQVKRDRRITQVPLEENSSVSGKDYLERASEFDELNREIYHHIQSADAVARSIFIMSKESGMSIALIASSLGISERTARRKLAGIIEELGDHLKKRRFL